A single Agromyces sp. CF514 DNA region contains:
- a CDS encoding class I SAM-dependent methyltransferase: MTRADLGKDPGQVSAMFDRVAARYDRTNTVLSMGNAPLWRIATTRAVAPKPGERILDVAAGTGTSSASLAASGASVVAADFSPGMIEVGRARQERVPNLVFVEADATNLPFGDAEFDAVTISFGLRNVNGPEKALAEFLRVTKPGGRLVICEFSQPPTALIRQGYHAYQRYVMPTLVRLSSSNDDAYDYLNESIDAWPEQPQLAALIRSVGYTDVAWRNLTGGIVALHRARKPLA; this comes from the coding sequence ATGACGCGCGCAGATCTGGGCAAGGATCCCGGCCAGGTATCGGCGATGTTCGATCGGGTGGCCGCACGCTACGACCGCACGAACACCGTGCTCTCGATGGGCAACGCGCCGCTCTGGCGCATCGCCACGACGCGCGCCGTCGCGCCGAAGCCGGGCGAGCGCATCCTCGACGTCGCCGCGGGCACGGGCACGTCGAGCGCGAGCCTCGCCGCGTCGGGTGCGTCCGTCGTCGCCGCCGACTTCTCGCCCGGAATGATCGAGGTCGGCCGCGCGCGCCAGGAGCGCGTGCCTAACCTCGTGTTCGTCGAGGCCGACGCCACGAACCTGCCATTCGGCGACGCCGAGTTCGACGCCGTGACGATCTCGTTCGGCCTGCGCAACGTCAACGGACCCGAGAAGGCGCTCGCCGAGTTCCTCCGCGTGACCAAGCCCGGCGGGCGCCTCGTGATCTGCGAGTTCTCGCAGCCGCCGACGGCGCTCATCCGGCAGGGCTACCACGCCTACCAGCGTTACGTCATGCCGACGCTCGTGCGACTCTCGAGCTCGAACGACGACGCCTACGACTACCTCAACGAGTCGATCGACGCATGGCCCGAGCAGCCGCAGCTCGCGGCGCTCATCCGCAGCGTCGGGTACACCGACGTCGCGTGGCGCAACCTCACCGGCGGCATCGTCGCGCTGCACCGGGCCCGCAAGCCGCTCGCCTGA
- a CDS encoding Flp family type IVb pilin, which yields MLKAYSRIQARINSLRSEEVGATAVEYGLIVSLIAVAIIAGVTLLGGNLQTMFNGVAGDIKAP from the coding sequence ATGCTGAAGGCATACTCGCGCATCCAGGCGCGCATCAACTCCCTCCGCTCCGAAGAAGTCGGCGCCACCGCCGTCGAGTACGGACTCATCGTCTCGCTCATCGCCGTTGCGATCATCGCCGGCGTCACCCTCCTGGGCGGCAACCTGCAGACCATGTTCAACGGCGTCGCCGGCGACATCAAGGCGCCGTAA
- a CDS encoding A24 family peptidase: MIIAEPLAVAVAALVGAVLGWWPLARWSAHVLVTERGRSVRRSTLRIACAAVAAAGFGLLTWRFWQTAELPALLAFAAASAVLGVVDVIERRLPNVVIGWFGAVTAGLLLLAAVLGGNWQGPLQALAGGTGMFAVYFVLALISPSSMGMGDVKLAAPLGMLLGWFGLQTWLYGLLGAFVIGGVLALIGLATRRVTLRGSIPFGPSMLAGALVALLIAG; this comes from the coding sequence GTGATCATCGCCGAGCCGCTCGCCGTCGCCGTCGCCGCACTCGTCGGCGCGGTGCTCGGCTGGTGGCCGCTCGCGCGGTGGTCTGCGCACGTGCTCGTCACGGAGCGCGGACGGTCGGTCCGCCGCTCGACGCTTCGCATCGCCTGCGCGGCGGTCGCCGCCGCCGGATTCGGCCTGCTGACCTGGCGGTTCTGGCAGACGGCCGAGCTGCCGGCGCTGCTGGCGTTCGCCGCGGCATCCGCCGTGCTCGGCGTCGTCGACGTGATCGAGCGACGCCTGCCCAACGTCGTGATCGGGTGGTTCGGGGCGGTGACGGCCGGGCTCCTGCTGCTCGCGGCCGTGCTCGGGGGAAACTGGCAGGGACCGCTCCAGGCCCTCGCAGGAGGGACAGGCATGTTCGCCGTGTACTTCGTGCTCGCCCTCATCTCGCCGTCGTCGATGGGCATGGGCGACGTGAAACTCGCGGCCCCGCTGGGCATGCTGCTGGGCTGGTTCGGGCTCCAGACGTGGCTCTACGGCCTGCTCGGGGCGTTCGTGATCGGCGGCGTGCTGGCCCTGATCGGCCTTGCAACGAGGCGGGTCACGCTGCGCGGATCGATCCCATTCGGGCCCTCGATGCTCGCCGGCGCGCTGGTCGCACTGCTCATCGCGGGCTGA
- a CDS encoding polyphosphate kinase 2 family protein: MNHAPHWTADPLDLLRVGEGFRLADVDPDGKPGFDGGKSGGQRALADGVARLADLQEQLFACSRLGDERRILLVLQAMDTAGKGGIVKHVMGSVDPQGVQLASFKKPTEEELAHDFLWRIHKEAPEPGMIGVFDRSHYEDVLIGRVRELAPAAEIERRYDAINDFERELAATGTTIIKVMLHISPDEQRERLQERLDRPDKHWKFNPGDIDERLLAPKYQQAYQVVFERTATTDAPWYVIPANRKWYARLAVQHLLIDALERMRLDWPKADFDVEEQKARLAAS, from the coding sequence ATGAACCACGCGCCGCACTGGACCGCAGACCCGCTCGACCTGCTGAGGGTGGGGGAGGGATTCCGGCTCGCCGACGTCGACCCCGACGGGAAGCCCGGATTCGACGGGGGCAAGTCCGGTGGACAGCGGGCGCTCGCCGACGGAGTCGCCCGGCTCGCCGACCTGCAGGAACAGCTCTTCGCGTGCAGCCGACTCGGCGACGAGCGGCGGATCCTGCTCGTGCTGCAGGCCATGGACACCGCGGGCAAGGGCGGCATCGTGAAGCACGTCATGGGGTCGGTCGACCCGCAGGGCGTGCAGCTCGCGAGCTTCAAGAAGCCGACCGAGGAGGAACTCGCCCACGACTTCCTCTGGCGCATCCATAAGGAGGCTCCCGAGCCGGGCATGATCGGGGTCTTCGACCGGTCGCACTACGAGGACGTGCTCATCGGGCGCGTCCGGGAGCTCGCCCCGGCCGCCGAGATCGAGCGGCGCTACGACGCCATCAACGACTTCGAGCGCGAACTCGCCGCGACGGGCACGACCATCATCAAGGTGATGCTGCACATCTCGCCCGACGAGCAGCGCGAGCGCCTGCAGGAGCGCCTCGACCGGCCGGACAAGCATTGGAAGTTCAACCCCGGCGACATCGACGAGCGGTTGCTCGCCCCGAAGTACCAGCAGGCCTATCAGGTCGTCTTCGAGCGCACGGCGACGACGGACGCCCCGTGGTACGTGATCCCCGCGAACCGCAAGTGGTACGCGCGGCTCGCCGTGCAGCACCTGCTGATCGACGCGCTCGAGCGCATGCGGCTCGACTGGCCGAAGGCCGACTTCGACGTCGAGGAGCAGAAGGCCAGGCTCGCCGCGAGCTGA
- a CDS encoding isochorismate synthase MenF, with amino-acid sequence MTNTDAARERSRSRLVVRTEPVDELAPLIPRADPRHPLLWMRRGEGIVGLGETLRIETSGVDRVADAAAVWTELSADADIDDRVGLPGTGLVAFGAFAFADESASTSVLVVPELVLGRRDGRAWVTRIALAERDDDASAHGDDGSADAAASVEVEIPEPAPRRRVPRVTFSPGAVPPERYEAAVAEAVRRIDGGELAKVVLARELVGELHEEDGLRATIHRLAEDYPDTWVFAVDGLIGASPETLVRVDHGTVSARVLAGTSARGAGEASDRERAVALSESAKDRAEHALAVASAVKRLEPHTARLDTSPEPFTLQLPNLWHLATDLKGTLGDGSSALDLVRAVHPTAAVAGTPRRVALSVLAELEGFDRGRYAGPVGWVDGDGDGEWAIALRCAQIDPDGTVRAYAGCGIVHDSVPADELAETVMKFRPIVEAFGG; translated from the coding sequence GTGACGAACACGGATGCCGCGCGCGAGCGCTCCCGGTCGCGCCTCGTGGTGCGAACCGAGCCGGTCGACGAACTCGCGCCGCTGATCCCCCGCGCCGACCCCCGGCATCCGCTGCTCTGGATGCGCCGCGGCGAGGGCATCGTGGGCCTGGGCGAGACGCTCCGCATCGAGACGTCGGGCGTCGACCGGGTGGCCGACGCGGCCGCCGTCTGGACCGAGCTCTCGGCCGACGCAGACATCGACGATCGCGTCGGGTTGCCCGGCACGGGACTCGTGGCCTTCGGCGCGTTCGCGTTCGCCGACGAGTCCGCGTCCACGAGCGTGCTCGTCGTGCCCGAGCTCGTGCTGGGGCGCCGCGACGGCAGGGCCTGGGTCACCCGCATCGCGCTGGCCGAGCGCGACGACGACGCGTCCGCGCACGGCGACGACGGGAGTGCGGATGCCGCGGCATCCGTCGAGGTCGAGATCCCCGAGCCGGCGCCTCGCCGCCGCGTGCCCCGCGTGACGTTCTCGCCTGGCGCGGTGCCGCCCGAGCGCTACGAGGCCGCGGTGGCCGAGGCCGTGCGGCGAATCGACGGCGGCGAGCTCGCGAAGGTCGTGCTCGCACGCGAGCTCGTGGGCGAGCTGCACGAGGAGGACGGCCTGCGCGCCACGATCCACCGGCTCGCCGAGGATTATCCCGACACGTGGGTGTTCGCGGTCGACGGCCTGATCGGCGCGAGCCCCGAGACCCTCGTGCGCGTCGACCACGGCACGGTCTCGGCCCGTGTGCTGGCCGGCACGTCCGCTCGGGGTGCCGGCGAGGCATCCGATCGCGAGCGTGCCGTCGCCCTGAGCGAGTCGGCGAAGGACCGCGCGGAGCACGCCCTCGCGGTGGCGAGCGCGGTCAAGCGCCTCGAGCCGCACACCGCCCGCCTCGACACCAGCCCCGAGCCGTTCACGCTGCAACTGCCGAACCTCTGGCACCTCGCCACCGACCTCAAGGGCACGCTCGGCGACGGCTCGAGCGCACTCGACCTCGTGCGCGCCGTGCATCCGACGGCCGCGGTCGCAGGAACCCCGCGCCGGGTCGCCCTGTCGGTGCTCGCCGAGCTCGAGGGCTTCGACCGCGGGCGCTACGCGGGCCCCGTCGGCTGGGTCGACGGCGACGGCGACGGCGAGTGGGCGATCGCGCTCCGCTGCGCGCAGATCGACCCCGACGGCACGGTGCGCGCCTACGCCGGCTGCGGCATCGTGCACGACTCGGTTCCCGCCGACGAGCTCGCAGAGACCGTCATGAAGTTCCGCCCGATCGTCGAGGCGTTCGGCGGGTAG
- a CDS encoding DUF427 domain-containing protein has product MKAIWNGTVIAQSDDTVVVEGNHYFPRESIVDAHFSSSENRSVCHWKGTASYFHVDVDGSRNPNAAWFYPTPSEAASEIAGHVAFWRGVEVVEA; this is encoded by the coding sequence ATGAAGGCCATCTGGAACGGCACGGTCATCGCCCAGTCCGACGACACGGTCGTCGTCGAAGGCAACCACTACTTCCCCCGCGAGTCGATCGTCGACGCGCACTTCTCCTCGAGCGAGAACCGCAGCGTGTGCCACTGGAAGGGCACCGCCAGCTACTTCCATGTCGACGTCGACGGGTCGCGCAACCCCAACGCGGCCTGGTTCTACCCGACGCCGTCCGAGGCCGCCTCCGAGATCGCGGGGCACGTCGCGTTCTGGCGCGGTGTCGAGGTCGTCGAGGCCTGA
- a CDS encoding polyprenyl synthetase family protein, whose amino-acid sequence MNPSHPVVRRGSALASNLGLSERLFASSADKAIAKAIDDGIDRVEAGLVREVSFADSIADASTRYLLDAGGKRVRPMLTLLTAQLGAGITDDVVTAAEAIEITHLGSLYHDDVMDESERRRGVPSAQTVWGNSVAILTGDLLFARASQLMAGLGERAIRMQAGTFERLVLGQLHETVGPGEGDDPIEHYIQVLADKTGSLIAAAAQSGLVFSGADPAYEAPVVEFGEKIGIAFQLIDDVIDLSPQPETTGKVPGTDLRAGVVTLPVLRLAEMAKTDAASADLLRRIERDVRVLIDPADAGDPHDTNTLASRIVPSRETVDAIVAELREHEATMATLDEAHRWAREAVAALAPLPEGTVKKALVRFAETVVDRAS is encoded by the coding sequence GTGAATCCGAGCCATCCGGTCGTACGTCGCGGCTCAGCGCTCGCTTCGAACCTCGGTCTGAGCGAACGCCTGTTCGCGTCATCCGCCGACAAGGCGATCGCGAAGGCGATCGACGACGGCATCGACCGGGTCGAAGCGGGTCTCGTGCGCGAGGTCAGTTTCGCCGATTCGATCGCGGATGCCTCGACCCGCTACCTGCTCGACGCGGGCGGCAAGCGCGTGCGGCCCATGCTGACGCTGCTCACCGCGCAGCTCGGCGCCGGCATCACCGACGACGTCGTGACGGCCGCCGAGGCGATCGAGATCACGCACCTGGGGTCGCTGTACCACGACGACGTCATGGACGAGTCCGAACGTCGGCGCGGCGTTCCGAGCGCGCAGACCGTGTGGGGCAACTCCGTCGCCATCCTCACGGGCGACCTGCTGTTCGCCCGTGCGAGCCAGCTCATGGCCGGCCTCGGCGAGCGTGCGATCCGCATGCAGGCGGGCACCTTCGAGCGCCTCGTGCTCGGCCAGCTGCACGAGACCGTCGGCCCGGGCGAGGGCGACGACCCGATCGAGCACTACATCCAGGTGCTCGCCGACAAGACCGGCTCGCTCATCGCGGCGGCCGCGCAGTCGGGCCTCGTGTTCTCGGGCGCAGACCCCGCCTACGAGGCGCCGGTCGTCGAGTTCGGCGAGAAGATCGGCATCGCGTTCCAGCTCATCGACGACGTCATCGACCTCTCGCCCCAGCCCGAGACCACGGGCAAGGTGCCCGGCACCGACCTGCGCGCGGGAGTCGTGACGCTTCCGGTGCTGCGCCTGGCCGAAATGGCGAAGACCGATGCCGCGTCGGCCGACCTGCTGCGCCGCATCGAGCGCGACGTGCGGGTGCTGATCGACCCCGCCGACGCCGGTGACCCGCACGACACCAACACGCTCGCGTCGCGCATCGTGCCCTCGCGCGAGACCGTCGACGCGATCGTCGCCGAGCTCCGCGAGCACGAGGCGACCATGGCGACGCTCGACGAGGCGCACCGCTGGGCGCGCGAGGCCGTCGCGGCGCTCGCGCCGCTGCCGGAGGGCACCGTGAAGAAGGCGCTCGTGCGCTTCGCCGAGACGGTCGTCGACCGGGCCAGCTGA
- a CDS encoding FAD-dependent oxidoreductase, giving the protein MTRTKLRLAIVGAGPAGIYAADILLKAERNFDVSIDLFDHLPAPYGLVRYGVAPDHPRIKGIITALREVLDRGDIRIFGNVRFGVDITLDDLKRHYNAVIFATGAVEDASLRVPGAELQGSYGAAEFVSWFDGHPDVPRTWPLEAESVAVIGNGNVALDVSRMLAKHVEDLMVTEIPDNVAAGLSASPVTDVHVFGRRGPTSVKFTPLELRELGELRDVDMIVHDEDFDYDDAAHAAVAGNKQVFVIDKVLQQWRRREVGEATRRLHLHFFAKPLEIVDDGTGRVGAIRWERTRSDGAGGVVGTGEIRELPVQAVYRAVGYFGSPLPGVPFDEQFGVIPNHEGQVLTRDPETGEARQMYGVYATGWIKRGPVGLIGHTKSDAMETIKHVINDLGNWWTPEWPSEESVLEMLDARGIAYTDLDGWHRLDQHERSLGEAEGRVRIKVVPRDDMVQVSRGEV; this is encoded by the coding sequence GTGACCAGGACCAAGCTTCGGCTCGCGATCGTCGGCGCAGGGCCGGCCGGCATCTACGCCGCCGACATCCTGCTGAAGGCCGAGCGCAACTTCGACGTCTCGATCGACCTGTTCGACCACCTGCCGGCCCCGTACGGGCTGGTGCGGTACGGCGTGGCGCCCGACCACCCGCGCATCAAGGGCATCATCACGGCCCTGCGCGAGGTGCTCGACCGGGGCGACATCCGCATCTTCGGCAACGTGCGCTTCGGCGTCGATATCACGCTCGACGACCTCAAGCGCCACTACAACGCGGTCATCTTCGCGACCGGTGCGGTCGAGGACGCCTCGCTCAGGGTGCCGGGCGCCGAGCTTCAGGGCTCCTACGGCGCCGCGGAGTTCGTGAGCTGGTTCGACGGGCACCCAGACGTGCCCCGCACCTGGCCGCTCGAGGCCGAGTCGGTCGCGGTGATCGGCAACGGCAACGTCGCGCTCGACGTCTCCCGCATGCTCGCGAAGCACGTCGAGGACCTCATGGTCACCGAGATCCCCGACAACGTCGCGGCCGGCCTCTCGGCCTCGCCCGTGACCGACGTGCACGTGTTCGGGCGACGCGGGCCGACGTCGGTCAAGTTCACGCCCCTCGAGCTGCGCGAGCTCGGCGAGCTGCGCGACGTCGACATGATCGTCCACGACGAGGACTTCGACTACGACGACGCCGCACATGCGGCCGTCGCAGGCAACAAGCAGGTCTTCGTCATCGACAAGGTGCTGCAGCAGTGGCGTCGGCGCGAGGTCGGCGAGGCGACGCGGCGCCTCCACCTGCACTTCTTCGCCAAGCCGCTCGAGATCGTCGACGACGGCACCGGGCGCGTCGGCGCGATCCGGTGGGAGCGCACGCGATCCGACGGCGCGGGCGGCGTCGTCGGAACCGGCGAGATCCGCGAACTGCCGGTCCAAGCCGTCTACCGCGCGGTCGGGTACTTCGGTTCGCCGCTTCCCGGCGTGCCGTTCGACGAGCAGTTCGGCGTGATCCCGAACCACGAGGGACAGGTGCTCACGCGAGACCCCGAGACGGGCGAGGCGCGGCAGATGTACGGCGTCTACGCGACCGGCTGGATCAAGCGCGGGCCCGTCGGCCTCATCGGGCACACGAAGTCCGACGCCATGGAGACGATCAAGCACGTCATCAACGACCTCGGCAACTGGTGGACCCCCGAGTGGCCCTCCGAGGAGTCGGTGCTCGAGATGCTCGACGCCCGCGGCATCGCCTACACCGACCTCGACGGATGGCACCGCCTCGACCAGCACGAGCGCTCGCTCGGCGAGGCCGAGGGTCGCGTGCGCATCAAGGTCGTGCCCCGCGACGACATGGTGCAGGTCTCGCGCGGCGAGGTCTGA